The following is a genomic window from Candidatus Eremiobacteraceae bacterium.
CCGACCTCGCCGCTGCGTTGAAGCGCGATCTCGAAGGAACGCTGCCGTCTGGTTGGGCCGACTCGCTGCCCACGTTCGCGCCGTCCGACGGACCGCTCGCGACGCGCATCGCATCGAACAAGGCGATCCAAGCCATCGCCGCCGCCGTGCCGTTTTTCTCCGGCGGTTCCGCGGATCTCGCGCCGTCCACCGAGACGAACATCAAAGGCGGCGGCGACGTGGAACCGGGCACCATTGCGGCGCGCAATTTCCACTTCGGCATCCGCGAGCACGGCATGGGCGCGGTGCTCAACGGCATGGTCTTGCACGGCGGCATCAAGCCGTTCGGCGCGACCTTTTTCATCTTCTCCGACTACATGCGTCCGCCGATACGTCTCGCGTGCCTGATGGGCATCAATCCCATCTACGTCTGGACGCATGACAGCATCGGACTCGGCGAGGACGGCCCCACGCACCAATCGATCGAACAACTCGCCTCGCTGCGCGCCATGCCGAACATGACGATCATGCGGCCCGCCGACGCAAACGAAACTATCATCTGCTGGCGGCTGGCGATGGAGCATCGCGGCGGTCCGGTCGGGCTAGCGCTAACCCGCCAGAAGATCCCGGTTTTCGAGCCTTCGACGGTACGCGACGCCGACAAGGGCGGCTACGTGCTCGTCCGTGAGTCGGGCAGCGCCGCGCTGAAAATCGTGCTCATGGGAACGGGTTCCGAAGTGCAATGGTGCGTCGAGGCGCGCGACATTCTGGAAAAGCAGGGGCACCCGACGCGGGTCGTCAGCCTGCCATGCTGGGAGTATTTTGAAAAGCAGACTCAGGAGTACCGCGACTTGGTGATTCCGCCGGCCGTGAAAGCTCGCGTGGCCATCGAGGCCGCCGCGCCGTTCGGGTGGGAGCGCTACGTGGGCGAACGCGGCGCCGTCATCGGGATGACGCGCTTCGGCGCATCTGCTCCCGCCGACGTATTATTCAAGCAATTCGGCTTCACGGCAGAGAACGTTGTGGAGAAG
Proteins encoded in this region:
- a CDS encoding transketolase is translated as KLICLYDDNHITIEGNTSLAFDNEDVCKRFDAYGWHTQGLEDANDLDAIDAAFTAAEKDPRPSLIRMRSHIGYGSPHKQDSADAHGSPLGADEIKLTKKFYGWPEDAQFLVPDEVVAHMRKAVDRGAELESGWRSRYDAYTAEKSDLAAALKRDLEGTLPSGWADSLPTFAPSDGPLATRIASNKAIQAIAAAVPFFSGGSADLAPSTETNIKGGGDVEPGTIAARNFHFGIREHGMGAVLNGMVLHGGIKPFGATFFIFSDYMRPPIRLACLMGINPIYVWTHDSIGLGEDGPTHQSIEQLASLRAMPNMTIMRPADANETIICWRLAMEHRGGPVGLALTRQKIPVFEPSTVRDADKGGYVLVRESGSAALKIVLMGTGSEVQWCVEARDILEKQGHPTRVVSLPCWEYFEKQTQEYRDLVIPPAVKARVAIEAAAPFGWERYVGERGAVIGMTRFGASAPADVLFKQFGFTAENVVEKALGLLTAL